From the genome of Nicotiana sylvestris chromosome 2, ASM39365v2, whole genome shotgun sequence, one region includes:
- the LOC104230686 gene encoding plant intracellular Ras-group-related LRR protein 4-like: MGSLTMSIDEVVEELMKINKSLPIRPGIDEVEAAKALIKNAEKEEQTRMEIIAKQNKRKDVPEELFKILQEMQRNLVDFQSREQKRETLKLLELENAHYLFDELIQRASKCLSSNSQANNISSASSRNSSGLSLANSSSFSGSSFSSPATATTTTTTSSSSFYSEKEPAKESELVTRDDNYLKKAKPTFQLDGISFGVRSWNASSAPQIVDSSLKPSTGQDGEKLSLIKLASLVEVSAKKGTKELILRRKLSDQVEWIPDSLGKLSNLVTLDFSENRIAVLPTTIGRLSFLQKLDLHGNRIVELPDSIGDLLNLVFLDLNGNNLKSLPSTFARLARLQELDLSSNMLSMLPETVGSLVSLRKLIVETNELEELPHSIGQCTPLKELRADYNRLKAVPEAVGRMGSLEILSVRYNNIRQLPTTMASLTSLKELNVSFNELEAVPESLCFATTLVKLNISNNFADMQSLPRSIGNLEMLEELDMSNNQIRILPDSFRMLSHLRVLKTEGNPLEVPPGNIVEMGAQAVVQYMADLVDKRDVKPQPVKKKKSWAQICFFSGSNKRKRNGMDYVQA; this comes from the exons ATGGGATCCTTAACAATGTCGATTGACGAGGTAGTGGAAGAGCTCATGAAAATTAACAAATCTCTACCAATAAGGCCAGGGATTGATGAAGTAGAAGCAGCAAAAGCGTTAATAAAAAACGCGGAAAAAGAGGAACAAACGAGGATGGAAATTATTGctaaacaaaacaaacgaaaagaTGTTCCAGAAGAGCTGTTCAAAATACTGCAAGAGATGCAGAGGAATTTGGTTGATTTTCAGAGTAGAGAACAGAAGAGAGAAACATTAAAACTGTTAGAACTCGAGAATGCACACTACTTGTTCGATGAATTGATCCAGAGAGCTTCGAAATGCCTGTCATCGAATTCTCAAGCTAATAATATATCTTCAGCTTCTTCGAGGAATTCGAGTGGTTTGTCTTTGGCGAATTCGTCGTCCTTCTCTGGCAGCAGCTTCAGTTCTCCGGCGACTGCAACGACCACTACTACGACGTCTTCGTCCAGCTTTTATAGCGAGAAAGAGCCTGCTAAAGAGTCTGAATTAGTTACGAGAGATGATAATTACTTGAAGAAGGCGAAACCCACGTTTCAATTAGATGGAATTAGCTTTGGGGTTCGATCTTGGAACGCTTCTTCAGCGCCTCAGATTGTCGATTCCAGTTTGAAACCCAGTACTG GTCAAGATGGTGAAAAATTGAGCTTGATAAAGCTTGCTAGTTTGGTAGAAGTATCAGCCAAAAAAGGAACTAAGGAGCTTATTCTTCGAAGAAAATTGTCGGACCAAGTAGAATGGATTCCAGATTCGCTAGGGAAGCTATCAAATTTGGTGACTTTGGATTTCTCTGAGAATCGAATTGCTGTGCTGCCGACTACGATAGGGCGCCTTTCATTTTTGCAAAAACTAGATTTGCATGGAAATAGAATTGTTGAATTGCCCGATTCGATAGGAGATCTGCTTAACTTGGTCTTTCTTGACCTAAATGGAAACAACCTGAAGTCATTGCCTTCGACTTTTGCAAGGTTAGCTCGCCTTCAGGAACTTGATCTGAGCTCTAACATGCTATCGATGCTGCCAGAGACAGTGGGATCCCTTGTCAGTCTCAGAAAATTGATTGTCGAGACTAATGAGCTTGAGGAACTTCCTCACTCTATTGGTCAATGTACTCCGCTCAAGGAGCTTCGTGCTGACTATAACCGTCTTAAAGCCGTTCCTGAAGCTGTGGGACGAATGGGTTCTTTGGAGATTCTGTCCGTGCGATACAATAACATCAGGCAATTGCCTACAACTATGGCATCCTTAACAAGTTTGAAAGAGCTCAATGTTAGTTTCAATGAACTTGAGGCAGTGCCTGAGAGCTTGTGCTTTGCCACCACACTGGTAAAGCTAAACATTAGCAACAATTTTGCAGACATGCAATCACTCCCTAGGTCCATTGGAAACCTTGAGATGCTCGAGGAGTTGGATATGAGTAACAACCAGATTCGAATTCTTCCAGATTCGTTCAGGATGCTTTCTCATTTGCGCGTCCTAAAAACAGAAGGAAATCCTTTGGAAGTGCCACCAGGAAATATTGTTGAGATGGGAGCACAG GCTGTTGTGCAGTATATGGCTGATCTTGTTGACAAGAGGGATGTGAAACCACAGCCAGTTAAGAAGAAGAAATCGTGGGCTCAGATATGCTTCTTTTCAGGATCCAACAAACGTAAGCGCAACGGTATGGACTATGTCCAAGCATGA